The following nucleotide sequence is from Dialister pneumosintes.
TAGATTGATAACCTATTGCCTGTAAACATTGTGCTGCTGCGAGTCCAATCCCGGATGTTCCTCCGGTAATGATAACATAGCCTCTTTTTTCGATCTGTTCTTTTACCATAAATTTTCTATTACCTAATATGTTTCTACCAACTAAACAACGCGCTCTTTTGGTGGTAGTCATCATATCCTTTTCTAAATCACTTTTATATATCAATTTGCCAAGTTTATAAATTATATGCCGGAATTTTTAATCTCCCAAACAAAAATTGCCGTATCACTCGTTTCAATATCATCAGGTTCTATTTCTATATTTGGATTCAAATTGTTTTTTGTATATAAATTTTCCTTTAATAAATTTATCGGTTCGCTTATAAGTAGTTAACATAACAAATACTTTCTCTATTGCACTAGGTCTGACAAAGAAACGAATTCAATACCTTCTTCTTGCAACTGTGGTATCATTTTTTGAAATGCTGTTACAGTATTCGGACGGCAATGCCCAATAATAATAATTTGTCCGTTCTTTTTAGCCCTATCGGCAGCCTCCCGAATCATTTGACAAATATCATCCACATCAGAAGAGTTATCTACAAATAAATTATTTCTTGCATGAAGAACTCCGTGCATATCTGCTGCATGTGCAACCTCTGTAACAGAATTAGTTGCACTGTCAAAGAAAAACATATTTTGTGAAGCCATTTCACTCATAACAATATCCATCACTCTAAAATCAGCAGTGGCTTTAGATCCTTGATGATTATTCATACCCCTTGCTTCCGGTATTTGTCGAATAGATTCTCGTATCATTTTTCGAATAGAATTTTCATCCATTTGCGTTAAAAGCACAATGGGTTCCATTCCTACTCCACTTATACTTTCCATAGGTTGATGAATAATAACAGGAAGACCTTTTGCATGCCAAGAAGCTGCTGCTTCTCTTGTATAGGATTCATTAGGCATAACAGCTAATGTAATAGGAACTCCTAACTCTTCATAAGCAGATTGTGTTTCCAAATCTCGTCCTGCATCATCAATACAAATAGCCATTTTAACTCCTGATAATTTAACAGGAGTCTTGTTTATCCTTTTTTTATTATTATCATTTTCTTCTATCGGCACACGAGCCTTCTCTACTACTTCTTGTTGATTAACGAGCTGTGGTTCAACTAAAGAGTCCATCGGAGATCCTTCCATGTTTTTATCCATACTTTGAACCACATCTTTTACCTGAGGTATAACACCGGAATCTGTTCCCCAAAAATAATAGACAGATAACAGAATAGCTGTTAAAAAAATAAATAGCTTTAGAAAATTCCCTTTCCTCTTTTTTCTTAAAGAAATTCTTCGTTTTTTTCGATATGACATATAGTATCTCCTACTGTTCTATTTAATTCCATTATAACAGAGTTTTTGGCTTTACTTGTAAAATAAAAAAGCAGAAATATTCTGCTTTTTTATTTATATTTATTTGCTTGTTCTATATCCAATTGAATTTGTCTTATTAATTCACCTACTGATAAAAACTTAATTTCTCCACGTAATCTTTCTATAAAAGTTAATCGTATATCCTGTTCGTATAAATCCCCTTGAAAGTCCATAATAAAAGTTTCTATGGTACATTCTTTATTCTCAAAAGTAGGATTCTTTCCAATATTTGTTACAGAAAGATATCTCTTATTTTGTAAATCTACATAAGTAACATATACCCCATCTTTCGGTATTAATTGAACAGAATCCGTTTGTAGATTTACCGTAGGATAACCGGTGATATCATGTCCACGTCGAATCCCGTGCACCACCTTACCTCTCAGACTATATGCATGTCCTAATAACTTATTTGCATTCTTAACTTGGCCTTGCAAAAGTAGTTTTCTAATAATAGTACTTGATATGATATCTCCATTAATAGCTGCACTAGAGGTTAAAGGAATAGTTGAAATTTTAATTTTTCTATTTTTAAAATACTCTTTAATATTCTTAACAGTTCCTGAAGCTTCTCTCCCGAAAGTAAAGTTCTCCCCGGATACGATTCCGACAAGCTCTAAATTCTTATCTAAGAGTCGCAAAAAAGAATCAGGAGACATCTGTAAAAAACTCACAGTAGGTGTCAATAATACTCCAAAATCCACTTTTAAATTTTGTAATAATTCAATTTTTTCTTCTCTATTCCCCAATAAATATATATGTTCTGATGGCATCAATACCGTTCGGGGATGTGGATAGAACGTAATAACGCAAACTTTAGCAGATACTTCTCTAGCTATATTTTTTGCTTCTTCAATAACACGTTGATGCCCTATATGTAACCCATCAAAAAAACCCAGTGCAACTACAACGGGTTCCCGCTTAGGTGCTACTTCTAAAGAGGGATACAATTTCATCATAACTCACCAAATACTTTCCTAGGATGCAGAATACCTTTCTTTATCTCTCCAATCCCTAAAAACGTACTGTTATTATATACAGCAATGACCGATTCATCAGGTTTTCTTATTACAAGTCTCTTCCCTGTTAAAAAACCTTTTCCCATCGTTGCAGATAAAGATATTGTTTTCATATCAGAAAATATCTCTTTTAAATTTTTATTTAAAGATTTTTCAGGACTTTGTTCAATCTCTTCTAATGTTTTTGCTTCATTAATAGAAAAAGTTCCCATATTTGTTCTAAGTAAGAATGACATAGATAAAGGACATCCGGTATATCGACCAATATCTCGTCCTAATGCACGGATATAAGTCCCCGAAGAACAAGTAACTTGTAATCGAATAAATGGTACCTTTACTTCTAATAAACTAATATCATAAATATGTATAGGTCTAGGTTTTAATTCTATAAACTCACCACTTCGAGCTAAATCATAAGCTCTTTGACCTCTTACTTTTATAGCTGAATATAGGGATGGAACTTGTAAAATATCTCCCTTAAATGATTCACAGGCATTTTCCCAAACCTTTATATTTTCAATCGGTTTTCCGGAGGAAATAATGTTTCCCATAACATCCTCAGTATCTGTAGAAAAACCCATAATAAATTCTGCTATATAGGTTTTCGTATGTATGGGTGCATATTCAATCAATCGAGTGGCTTTCCCCATAAAGACAGGAAGCACTCCTGCCGCCATCGGGTCAAGAGTGCCACCATGACCGATTTTCTTCTGTTTATAAGTCCGTCTTAAAAAAGAAATTACATCAAAAGATGTCATGCCTGCGGGCTTTAGAACATTAAGAATACCGTCCATTATAAATATTTCACCACTTCTTTCAACAATTCAGATTCTGCTTCTTTAATCGATAAATTTATCGTACATCCGGAAGCTCTTATGTGTCCACCACCACCAAAATGTTGTGCCACCTGAGATACATTAACATATTCTCTGGAACGCAAAGAAATACGAGTTACATTTTCTTCTTGATATTTTAATAGTAGCGCCACTTCAACTCCCTCTACTTTTCTCGGGATACTTACATAAAAGTCTGAATTAATCCCATCAAGTGCCATAGATTCTTTATCCATATAAGCAATTCCGATTTTTCCTGCCACGGCAAAATGCAAGGTATCAAGTACCCGCTTATAAGTTTTCATCCCATTTTCAGTTGTAATATCTAAATGGTTAGAAATATAAGCAGGATCTGCCCCACATTCCACTAAACGACTGGCCATAAGCAAAGTATGAGAAGTAGTACAACTAAATTTAAAGAATCCGCTATCTGTACCTAATGCTAAATATAATGCATTACAGGTATCTTTATCGAGCAAAATATTTTCATCAAAAAATATTTCTGCTAGAAGCTCTGCTGTTGCTGCATAATCTGCACGAAGATACAAATAGTCTGTATATCCTTCATTAGAAATGTGATGATCAATACATAAACTGGGAATATCTAAAGGTATAGCTAAATTCCCTGCTCTTTCAAAATTAGCCAAATCAGTAAAAATTACTGCATCATAAGATTGTTCTTCGGGCACTGCATGTAAGATACGTTTTGAAGTTTCAATAAACTGAAATCTTTCCGGTATAGGGTCATCTAATACCATATCCGCTTCTTTTCCCATGGAGATAAGTACATTATGCAACGCACACATAGATCCTACATCATCTCCATCTGGATGAATATGCCCAATAAGAAGAAATTTTTGATGTTTTTTTAAAAATGCAAAAGTTTCTTTCTTATCAATCCTCTTCGCCTTGTTCTCTGTGTGTATCATACTTTTTTGCCTCATCATCTTTATGAATTTGCTTAATCAACCCTTCAATATGCATACCATAATCGAGAGAAGTATCTTGTTCAAAAGATATTTGAGGCGTGTAATAAATCTTAAGTCTCTTACCTAATTCTCTACGAATAAATCCGGTAGCCATTTCGAGAGCTGTCATTGACTCTTTCTTTTCTTTTTCGCTACCGAATAAACTTACATATACGGTAGCCTCTCTAAGATCACCTGTTAAATGAACACCCGTAACTGTTACAAAACCAAGTCGTGGATCTTTAACTTCTCGAAGAAGCATAGAACTCACTTCTTGTTTTATAAATTCTTGCATTTTACGTATTCTAAGTTCTGACATATTGCCACCTTATTTCAACTCTGCTGCAGTTTCCTCCATGATGAAAGATTCTACATGATCGCCCTCTTTTACATCACGATAATCCGCTAATGAAAGTCCGCATTCAAATCCTTCGGTAACTTCTTTTACATCATCTTTGAATCTACGAAGAGACCCTATCTTTCCTTCATGAATAACAATTCCATCTCTTACCAAACGAATCTGGCAATTATTGGTTATCTTACCTTCCGTTACATATACACCTGCAACAATAATTTTCGGTGTATGAATAACTTGTCTAATTTCACCATGTCCAAGTACCACTTCTCTCACTTTAGGTGTGAGCATACCGGTCATTGCATCTTTAACATCATCAATCGCATCATAAATAACACGATATAAACGAATATCAACATTATCTTGTTCTGCCAACTTACGTGCATTTGCATCGGGGCGAACATTAAATCCTATAATCAATGCATTAGAAGCTTCTGCCAACATAATATCAGACTCACTGATGGCCCCCGCTGCCGCATGAACAATCGAAATTCTAACTTCTTCACTCTTAATTCCTAATAAGGATTGAGACAGTGCTTCTACAGACCCCTGTACATCTGCTTTTATAATAACAGCTAATTCTTTCATTTCGCCTTCTTTAATCTTTTCAAAAATATTATCCAAGGTGACCTTTTGGAATTGTGCTTGTTCTTCTTCCTTAGCACGAGTTGTACGAAGTTCAGCAATAGATCTTGCTTGCTTTTCGTCCATAACATAAAAATGATCGCCTGCTTGTGGTACGCTATTCATCCCCAAAATTTCTACAGGCATAGAAGGTTCTGCATTTTTCATACGTCGACCTTTTTCATTAGTCATCGCACGAACACGTCCCCAACACTTACCTGCAAGAATGCTATCTCCTACTCGGAGTGTACCGTTATTAACTAATACATTCATTACAGGACCTCTACCTTTATCCAACTGTGCTTCCACTACTACACCATAAGCTTCACGATTCGGGTTTGCTTTTAACTCTTCCATTTCTGCTACTAAAAGAATATTTTCGAGAAGTTCTTCCAATCCTATCTTTTTCTTAGCAGAAATCGGAACCATAATTACATCTCCGCCCCATTCTTCAGAAATTAAACCTTCTCTAGAAAGTTCTTCCTTAATATGGTCCGGATTTGCCCCCGGTTTATCAATTTTGTTAATAGCTACCATAATCGGTACTTTAGCGGCTTTAGCATGATGAATAGCTTCTACAGTTTGTGGCATAACACCATCATCTGCGGCTACAATAATTACGGCAATATCTGTAACTTGAGCACCACGAGTACGCATAGCGGTAAAAGCCTCATGCCCCGGTGTGTCAAGGAACGTAATCTTATGATTTTGATAACGTATTTGATAAGCGCCAATACCTTGTGTAATCCCGCCGGCTTCATGTAAAGCTACATCGGTAGAGCGAAGAGCATCCAACAAAGTAGTCTTACCATGATCAACGTGTCCCATAATGGTTACTACCGGTGGTCGTGGTTTTAAGAAATGGGGATCATCTGCTTCCGGCGTATATGCAGTTAAATCCGCTTCCTGTTGAGGCTCTAATAAAGTAACCCCAAATTCTTCTGCTAGAATCTCAACTGTATCTCTATCCAAATTCTGATTAATGGTAGCCATAACACCGCCAGCCATCAGTTTTTTTATAACTTCTCCTACTTCTCGTTTAAAAAGATCTGCTAACTCTTTAACAGTCACAATAAGAGGAACACTAACTTCTGTAGGATAAACTACAGTCTTCTTTTCCTGGATACGTTTCTTTTGATGTGCCTGATTTAAAGAGCGTGCCATCAAAGAACCGCCCTCTCTCTCTCTACGACTCTTTTCATAATCTTTCTTGGTTTTCTTTTTTCCGCCCCTTGCTCTTCTTGGTACATCTACCGGCTCAGGAGCTCGCATTTCTATAGGAGCTGAACTACGTTTTCTATCAGAGAATCCGCCCTTCGCTTTACTCTTAAAACTATCTCGATTATCTTTTTCTGTACGGTTTTTATCTCTAAAATCCCGACGAGAATCATTATCACGAGAATTATTATATCTTACATTTTTCCCTTCACCTGTTTTACGTTCCATATGGCGGTGTTGGTTATCCCTACGCATCGATGATCTATCTATATTTCTTGCTTCTCTTGTCGAAACCATGCGTTTATCTTCATTTCTCACAATGTCCTTACGGCTCTCTTTCTTTTGTTCTTTGGGTTCTTCTACTTTGTAAGAAGAATAGGAGCTGTGACGTGTTGTATCACGTTTTTTCCCTGTAGGTTTACCTTGTTGATCAAAGCGAACTGTACGAACTGTTTTTTGCGCAGGTTTCTTTGAATCCTGTGGTTTAAACACATTCTCAAGAAGTTCTTTTTCTTTTTCTCCTACACTGTTAAAATTTGTTTTTACATTAATATTATTTTTTTGTAATGTGGTAATAATTTCTTCATTAGTTTTACCCAACATTTTGGCTAACTCATACACTCTATATTTCTGCATAGATTTCCTCCGTCCTATAAGACCGGTTCTAATTTCTTCAAAAGAGCACTTGCTAATCCTTTGTCAGTAATAAGAACAGCTGTCCTTATACTTTTTCCTAAGGATTGCCCCAATTCTATTTTTGTTCCCCAGATTCGATATGGAAGATGATATTTTTCTGCCGCTTCGATATATCTTTTTAGAGTCTTTTCTGAACTATCCGTAGCCAGAATTAACAAAAATGCCTTTTGTTTTTTTATTCCTGATTCTACCTGCTCACTACCAGATAATACTTTGCCGGCTTTCATACAAATTCCAATCAATCCATATATTTTATTATCCATTTTCTATTGCTACTCGTATGTCCTCATATACTTCTCTAGGCACCGGTCTTTTTAATGCTTTTTCAAGAGCATGGGATTCATAAGCCTTCTTAAAGCATTCAATATCATTACAAATATATACACCGCGTCCAGGTTTTTTCCCTGTTATATCCAACTCTATTTCGCCGGAAGGAAGTGCAACAATTCGAAGAAGTTCATTCTTCGGTTTTAAAACACCACTACCAACGCACTTTCTCATTGGAATTTTCTTTACCTTCATTATACATTCCCCTCAAAAGACTCTATAGTTTCAATATCAGAAAGAATTCCCGTATTCTCATCAGATATAGACTCACTAATACGCCCTTCCTCCAAAGCCTGCGTTTCACTCTTAATATCAATCTTCCAATTAGTCAGTTTTGCTGCTAATCGAGCATTTTGTCCTGCTTTACCAATAGCTAAAGATAACTGGTAATCCGGCACAATCACATAAGAAGATTTATCTTCTTCCCAGACCGATACAGAAACCACTTTTGATGGTGACAATGCATTTGCAATATAAATGGCAGGATCTTCATCCCAACGTACAATATCAATTTTTTCATCATGCAATTCATTAACAATATTCTGAACACGCTGTCCTTTAGGTCCTACACATGCCCCCACAGAGTCTATAGTTGGATCCATAGCACAAACAGCAATTTTAGAGCGCGATCCTGCTTCACGTACTACTGATTTAATTTCCACAGTACCACTATAAATTTCAGGAACTTCCAGTTCAAATAGTCTCTTTAACAAACCGGGATGTGTACGAGAGAGTATAATTTCAGGACCTTTAGTTGTTTTTCTGACTTCTAAAATATAGCACTTAATCTTTTGATTGGCTTCAAAAAACTCCCCTTCAATTTGTTCTGTAGAAGGAAGAATTCCTTCAATTCTACCTAAATCAACAAAGATAGTTTTTGACTCACTCCATTTTACGGTTCCGGTAATGATATCTCCCTCTCTTCTGGAAAATTCATCAAAAATGGAACCTCGTTCCGCTTCACGAAGCTTTTGAATTAAAACTTGCTTTGCAGTCTGTGCCGCTGTACGTCCAAAGTCTTTAGGAGTTACATCTATACGAATATATGCTCCTTCTTCATACTCAGGATTAATCTTCTTTGCCTCTTCTACCGTAATTTTGTTAATTGCATCTTCATCTTCCGGATTAATGTCTGCTACTACAAACTTATCCGCATAAATTTTATATTTCCCCGTTTCTCTATCTAAAGAAATAGAAGCTTTTACACCATTTCCCTGTTCTTTTTTATAAGCAGTCAATAACACCATTTCTAATGCATCAAATACTATATTTTCCGGAACTTTTTTTAACTTAACCAATGCATTAACCGCTTGCAAAAGTTCATCATTGTGTTTTTCCTGTACCACGTTTATTCCTCCTGATTAAAAAGAAAAGTGTAATCTCATTTGAGATATCTTATCTTTGTCTACTATAAGTTCTTCTTCGTTATAAATAAGCTTTATTTTACCATCTTCAGTAAGCCCTCTTAATTCGGCAGTAAAAGCTTTTAACTCTTTACGATCGTCTAATGGTGAATAGCACTTTACATCCACTTCACTACCGGCATACTTGATAAAGTCTTTATCTTTTTTAAGTACACGATCAATCCCCGGTGAAGATACTTCTAACAAATAATTTCCGGATATAAAATCTTTTTTATCTAAAATAGTCCCTGCCAATTCACTAATCCGTTGGCAATCATTAAGATCTACACCACCATCTTTATCAATAAAAATACGTAAAATCCAATCTCTTTCTCTCACATATTCAACATCTACAAGCTCCACATTTTGCTCCGCAAGACTGTTTTCCAATAAAGTTTCCACAGCCTTCTCAATTTCTTTTCGCGCCATAGTTACTCCTGTTCCCGAGATATCATCCATATATCTCTTTTAATATAAGAAAAAGTGAGCTGAAAGCTCACTCTACCGGAAAATATATAAATAGACAAACCATGTCGCTGTTAGTATAACATAAAACATGCATAATCGACAACTACAATCCTAATTTCTCATTAAACTTCTATCATTGTCGTCTTTAATTTTTCTAAATCATCATATATATATATTTGTATATTTTTTTCTAATTCATTAATTGTACGAGAATCATACTGATGTACAATGCCCGGAATTCCATGACTAATTAACTCTGCATAGTATTCGTTTCTATACATATTATAAAAGAAAAGAATTCCTGTGTTTTTTTCTATACATTCATAAGCAGCAATTACATAAGAACCATTTAATCCTAAAATAGGCTTATCCGGAGATATTTTCAGTTTATATTCATCAATCTCTAAAGGCATAACTTTACAATAATCCCAAGAAATAAAAGAATTCTGTCCAATCAATACAGAAACTTTACTTCTGTCAAAAAATCTATTTTTTATAATAGAAGGTAACAATTGTACAACATCTTCTTTAAATCTCTCATAGTTACTATTAATAAGTTCTATTTCTGTAATAGTAAACAATCGAAAATAAAGTTTTACCATATAATCTTGTGTTTCTTCATCAAACAGAATTCGAACTTCCCATCCGGTTACACTATCTTTATAAGCAAATGCATAATAAATTCGTTCCTCTTGTAAATCCATTCGTTCAAGATGAAATGTTTCTATTTCTAATGGTAATTCTGTTTCTATATCCCAACTCAAAAATAATTGGCGTCGATCTTGTTGTTTATCTGTCAACACAGCCATAAAAATATATTCTCCACTCTAATCACTATTGTTTAAATTTTCTCTTATTTCTTCTTTTAATTCTTCTTTCGTTTGTATCACTAACTTCACAAACTCACGTGTTTCAGGAAACGGAATTTGTTGAATATCATTAAAGTCTCGTGGCCACTGTTTCGTTTCTATCCACTCATCCACATTGCCTCTACCGGCATTATATGCAGCCAATGCCAGTTCTAAGTTTCCGTCATATTTATCTAATAAATATCGTAAATACCATGCTCCCAATGGAATATTAATCTCCGGTTTCTTTAAATCTCCATAAGGAATTCCACTTTCTTCTGAAATCCATTTAGCTGTTTCCGGCACAAGCTGCATAACCCCAATAGCTCCTATATGAGAAACTGCCCGTTCATTATACTTACTTTCAACCGCAATTACTGCTTGTAAAAACTCCGGTTGTAATTTGTATTTCTCTGAATTAATCATGATTAATTGTTTTACTTCTTTACTTGGTTGATAATGGTTTGTTTTAAAAATAATTAAAAACAGCAAACACAGTAAAGCAAGAAAAAAAGTAAAAACCTTAATACTCTTTTTCCCATAAGGTGATATATATCTATTATTTATCTTATATATATTTTTTACATTGTTATCTGTATTTTTAACTACTTTCCCCATGTAAACCCCGGTATTTTCTCTAATTCTTCATCAACTTGTTGTTGTGTCTTTTCCATAGTTTGTGAGTTGTCTATTACTACATCTGCATATAATTGTTTTTCTCTTGTAGACATTTGTTGTTTAATGCGAAGAAGTGCTTGTTCTTTATCAATACGATCTCGTTCTACAACTCGGGCAATTTGTAATTGTAAAGGAATAGAAACAACCCATACGGAATCCACATAATGATGCCATCCAACTTCAATAAGAAGTGGTATATCTAACACGACAAGTGGTACTTCCTGTTCCATATATTTTTTTAATAATTTTTCTATTTGTCGCCAAATAGCCGGATGCATCACCCGATTCAATTGTGCTAACTTATTCTCATCAGAAAACACTATTTCTGATAAAATAGCCCGATTAAGAGTTCCTTTCTCGTTTAAAATACATTTTCCAAATATCTGGCTCAGCTGGCATAACAAAGAACGGTCCTGCTCTTGAATCTCTCGTGTAATTTTATCTGCATCAATAACCGGTATTTGAAGTGTTTGCATATAATTGGATACTATACTTTTCCCTGTACCGATGCCACCGGTGAGTCCAATGATAAACATAATGACCTCTGTTTCTTATTTAGTATCTGCCCAATTAATCCCTACATGTACATCAGCAATTAAAGGTACCTGCAATGCAACTACCTCTTCCATAGTTCGTTTTAATAATTGTTTAAGTTCTTCTACTTCTGAATTTACAGCTTCTACAATTAATTCATCATGAACCTGCAAAATTAATCGACTTTTATAATTTTTTTCTTTTATTTTCTTGTAAACTTTACACATTGCAATTTTCATGATATCAGCAGCAGTACCTTGGATAGGGGTATTCATAGCTGTACGTTCAGCAAAAGACCGACGATTAAAGTTTTTGTTATTAATATCCGGTAGTTTTCTAAATCTACCAAACATAGTCACTGCTCCCCCTGTATGTCTTGCTTCTTCAATCATAGATTCCATGTATTTATGGATATATGGATAACGCTCAAAATAATTCTTCATATAGGAAGAAGCAGCGGCTCTGCTTATACCTAGTTGACGAGCCAAGCCATAATCACTAATTCCATAAATAATACCAAAATTAATCGCCTTAGCATGTGAACGTTGTTCTGCTGTTACAGACTCAAACGGTACCCCCATAATTTCTGCTGCAGTTCTACGATGAATATCTTCTTTATTGGCAAAAGCAGCAATTAATCCGGGATCACCGGACATATGTGCTAAAATTCGTAACTCTACTTGTGAATAGTCTGAGGATATAAAACAATCATACCCTTCTCCAGGCACAAAAAGTGATCTTATTTTTCTCCCCTCTTCTGTTCTAACAGGTATATTTTGCAAATTAGGATCTGAGCTTGATAAGCGTCCGGTTGCTGTTACGGTTTGATTAAAAGAGGTATGAATTCTTCCTGTGTCATTAACGATAAGCTGTGGCAATGCAGTGAGATATGTCGAAATCAGTTTGGATAAAGTACGATATTGTAAAATATTTTTCACAAAAGTATAAGAGTCTGCTAACGCCTCTAATACAGGCGCTGCTGTAGAATATCCTGTTTTTGTTTTTTTCTCAGCAGGAAGTTGCATTTTTTCAAATAGAATATGTCCCAATTGTTTCGGTGAGTTTACATTAAAAGTTTCCCCCGCCTCTTTATAAATGGATTGTAATAGGATTTCTTCACGAGATTGCATATCTCTTAACACCAATTTCCATTTCTTTTGATCCGTTGCAATCCCTATTTTTTCCATAGATGCAAGCACTTCCACAAGCGGTATTTCAATTTGTTTATATAAATTATCTGCTTTATGTTTCTTTAACTGGTCATACAAATGATCAAATGCAGATAAAATAAATCGCCCTTTTACTGCACATGCTTCTACAGAATTTTCTAATTGCTCCGGATATATGGGTTTAATATTACATACACTCGCTAAATAGCTCAACGAATAATCTATACGTCCAGGTTCTAACAAGTAAGCTAAAATTGTAACATCATCTAATGATAAACCTTCCACAGGGAAATCAGATTCCCAAAACTTTTTGCTATCTTCTACTACAATATGTGTTGCAAAAGAAAGCGCATGTATCGCTGCATTAAAACAAGATTTCGGAACATTCCATACCTCATTTTCAGAGCAAATCACTAAAGATTCTACTTTATAAAAAGGAGTTTTACCAAGAAAAGAAGCTGTTAATGCTACCGTTTTACCTTGAAAGTCAGCTTCCTCAGAAAACGTTTTTATAGATAAAGTATTTCTTTTCACTTCTTCTTTTTTTAATTTGGACAATTCTTGAAAATGAGACAAATTACTAAAATCCAACAATAAAGACTGCAATCCCAATCGTAAAAACAAGGACTGCATTTCCTCTACATGAATAGGTTGTCTCATTTCTTCCAAAGTCGATTTTAATGGAATATCTCTACGAATAGTTGCTAACTGATGTGACAAATAAGCAGATTCCTTATCAGCATCTAATTTTTTACGAACTGCACCTTTTATATCTCCTATATGTTTATAAATTCCTTCTAAATCTCCATATGCAGCCACCAACTTTAAGGCAGTCTTTTCTCCAATACCATGTACTCCGGGAATATTATCCGAAGAATCTCCCATCAGTGATTTCATATCAATAACCTGTTTAGGAGTTATTCCATATTTTTCTTTTACCAGTTTCGGAGTCAT
It contains:
- the nusA gene encoding transcription termination factor NusA; this translates as MVQEKHNDELLQAVNALVKLKKVPENIVFDALEMVLLTAYKKEQGNGVKASISLDRETGKYKIYADKFVVADINPEDEDAINKITVEEAKKINPEYEEGAYIRIDVTPKDFGRTAAQTAKQVLIQKLREAERGSIFDEFSRREGDIITGTVKWSESKTIFVDLGRIEGILPSTEQIEGEFFEANQKIKCYILEVRKTTKGPEIILSRTHPGLLKRLFELEVPEIYSGTVEIKSVVREAGSRSKIAVCAMDPTIDSVGACVGPKGQRVQNIVNELHDEKIDIVRWDEDPAIYIANALSPSKVVSVSVWEEDKSSYVIVPDYQLSLAIGKAGQNARLAAKLTNWKIDIKSETQALEEGRISESISDENTGILSDIETIESFEGNV
- the polA gene encoding DNA polymerase I, translating into MDKKLIIIDGSSLLYRAFYALPLLSYNGIYTNAVYGFLRMLLKIYNSMNPTYIAVSFDKSRESFRNTIYKDYKATRKPAPDELVPQFTLIKEVLRVMGVAIYEPEGYEGDDVLGTLAEKYKDILSVCILTGDRDALQLVDDKVTVFLTQKGISNMSEMTPKLVKEKYGITPKQVIDMKSLMGDSSDNIPGVHGIGEKTALKLVAAYGDLEGIYKHIGDIKGAVRKKLDADKESAYLSHQLATIRRDIPLKSTLEEMRQPIHVEEMQSLFLRLGLQSLLLDFSNLSHFQELSKLKKEEVKRNTLSIKTFSEEADFQGKTVALTASFLGKTPFYKVESLVICSENEVWNVPKSCFNAAIHALSFATHIVVEDSKKFWESDFPVEGLSLDDVTILAYLLEPGRIDYSLSYLASVCNIKPIYPEQLENSVEACAVKGRFILSAFDHLYDQLKKHKADNLYKQIEIPLVEVLASMEKIGIATDQKKWKLVLRDMQSREEILLQSIYKEAGETFNVNSPKQLGHILFEKMQLPAEKKTKTGYSTAAPVLEALADSYTFVKNILQYRTLSKLISTYLTALPQLIVNDTGRIHTSFNQTVTATGRLSSSDPNLQNIPVRTEEGRKIRSLFVPGEGYDCFISSDYSQVELRILAHMSGDPGLIAAFANKEDIHRRTAAEIMGVPFESVTAEQRSHAKAINFGIIYGISDYGLARQLGISRAAASSYMKNYFERYPYIHKYMESMIEEARHTGGAVTMFGRFRKLPDINNKNFNRRSFAERTAMNTPIQGTAADIMKIAMCKVYKKIKEKNYKSRLILQVHDELIVEAVNSEVEELKQLLKRTMEEVVALQVPLIADVHVGINWADTK
- the rnpM gene encoding RNase P modulator RnpM, translated to MKVKKIPMRKCVGSGVLKPKNELLRIVALPSGEIELDITGKKPGRGVYICNDIECFKKAYESHALEKALKRPVPREVYEDIRVAIENG
- a CDS encoding lytic transglycosylase domain-containing protein, with amino-acid sequence MGKVVKNTDNNVKNIYKINNRYISPYGKKSIKVFTFFLALLCLLFLIIFKTNHYQPSKEVKQLIMINSEKYKLQPEFLQAVIAVESKYNERAVSHIGAIGVMQLVPETAKWISEESGIPYGDLKKPEINIPLGAWYLRYLLDKYDGNLELALAAYNAGRGNVDEWIETKQWPRDFNDIQQIPFPETREFVKLVIQTKEELKEEIRENLNNSD
- a CDS encoding L7Ae/L30e/S12e/Gadd45 family ribosomal protein, with the protein product MDNKIYGLIGICMKAGKVLSGSEQVESGIKKQKAFLLILATDSSEKTLKRYIEAAEKYHLPYRIWGTKIELGQSLGKSIRTAVLITDKGLASALLKKLEPVL
- the rimP gene encoding ribosome maturation factor RimP, which produces MARKEIEKAVETLLENSLAEQNVELVDVEYVRERDWILRIFIDKDGGVDLNDCQRISELAGTILDKKDFISGNYLLEVSSPGIDRVLKKDKDFIKYAGSEVDVKCYSPLDDRKELKAFTAELRGLTEDGKIKLIYNEEELIVDKDKISQMRLHFSF
- the coaE gene encoding dephospho-CoA kinase (Dephospho-CoA kinase (CoaE) performs the final step in coenzyme A biosynthesis.), which gives rise to MFIIGLTGGIGTGKSIVSNYMQTLQIPVIDADKITREIQEQDRSLLCQLSQIFGKCILNEKGTLNRAILSEIVFSDENKLAQLNRVMHPAIWRQIEKLLKKYMEQEVPLVVLDIPLLIEVGWHHYVDSVWVVSIPLQLQIARVVERDRIDKEQALLRIKQQMSTREKQLYADVVIDNSQTMEKTQQQVDEELEKIPGFTWGK